In Ignavibacteriales bacterium, the following are encoded in one genomic region:
- a CDS encoding efflux RND transporter permease subunit gives MSLSETSIKRPVLSIVMSLILIIFGIVAFSNLEVREYPSVDAPVISVTTNYPGANSDVIETQITEPLEESLNGIEGIKSITSESREQSSRITIEFELDRDLEAAANDVRDRVSRAQRNLPPDVENPLVRKSDADAVPIIFMFVQSDTKNIMEVSEYANNVIKERLQTITGVSAVNVFGEKKYSMQMRLNPQRLSALGLTAIDVQNALQRENVELPSGRIEGDNTELPITTLGRLTTVEDFNNLTIKEVDGKVVRFKDIGYAVLSPENERTGIKKGGLPGIGLSLQSMPGANLIEISDEFWKRYHEIEKNLPPEYTIDVGFDFSEYVRGTVKEVETTIFIAFGLVVMIIFLFLRDWRSTLIPIVAIPISIIATFFVMYAAGFSINVLTLMGIILAIGLVVDDAIVVLENIYSKIEEGYSPVEAAFKGSKEIYFAVIATTLALAAVFLPILFLEGLVGRLFREFGVTIGAAVIISSFVALSLTPMLCSRLLRKHDKENWFYNKTEPFYVWLNNIYSKSLEAFMKVRWMAFVIIVGVGLVVYFVRGSLQSELAPLEDRSNVRVNIRAPEGTTYEYTERYMEDLNQMIMDSVPEVPAPIEIIAPSFSSVGATNTGIINLYLIPPDERKRTQDQIYKMLNKNFGSVTGIRAFAIQPPTIGSRFARQPIQYVIQAPTYEKLIEVLPKFMEEADNSKVVQNVDTDLRINKPEIKVEINRDKASVLGVSVQDISKTLQAALGGQRYGYFIKDGKQYQVIGQVDRENRDEPYDLQCLYVRNKNGQLVQMDNLITLTESISPAERNRYNRFVSATVSANLAPGFAIGDGIAEMDRIAAKVLDPTFSTALNGESKDYAESSSSLMFTFIFALVIIFLVLAAQFESFVDPFIILLTVPLALTGAVLSLWIFGQTLNVFSQIGIIMLIGLVTKNAILIVEFANQRKELGLHKLEAVIGAAEARFRPILMTTLSTVLGILPIAVGAGAGSRVSLGIAVVGGLIFATFLTLFVVPAVYSYFSRERVRKPVDDYLLGEDQLAKIPD, from the coding sequence GTGAGTTTATCCGAAACCTCAATAAAGAGACCGGTATTATCGATTGTAATGTCGCTTATACTTATCATTTTTGGGATTGTGGCGTTTAGCAATCTTGAGGTCAGGGAATATCCCAGTGTCGATGCTCCTGTTATCTCTGTTACCACCAATTATCCCGGTGCAAATTCCGATGTGATAGAAACACAGATAACCGAACCATTAGAAGAGTCACTCAATGGAATCGAAGGTATTAAGTCGATCACTTCCGAAAGTCGTGAACAGTCCAGCCGTATAACCATCGAATTTGAACTTGATCGGGATCTCGAAGCTGCGGCGAATGATGTCCGAGACAGAGTATCCCGCGCGCAAAGAAACCTTCCCCCGGACGTTGAAAATCCGTTGGTGAGAAAATCTGATGCTGATGCTGTACCCATTATATTTATGTTTGTGCAGAGCGATACGAAGAATATAATGGAGGTCAGCGAGTACGCCAATAATGTTATTAAAGAAAGGCTTCAAACAATTACAGGCGTTAGCGCCGTAAATGTATTTGGTGAGAAGAAGTACTCCATGCAAATGCGCCTTAATCCACAGAGACTTTCTGCCCTCGGACTAACTGCTATAGACGTTCAGAATGCCCTCCAAAGAGAGAATGTTGAACTCCCATCAGGGAGGATCGAAGGAGACAATACGGAGCTCCCTATTACGACTCTGGGTAGATTGACTACAGTGGAGGATTTTAATAATCTCACAATAAAGGAAGTTGATGGTAAGGTGGTGAGATTTAAGGATATTGGTTACGCGGTTCTTTCTCCGGAGAATGAACGAACCGGTATTAAAAAAGGCGGTCTCCCGGGAATAGGGCTTTCGCTTCAATCTATGCCCGGTGCTAACCTGATAGAGATATCGGATGAGTTTTGGAAAAGGTATCATGAGATCGAAAAAAATCTTCCCCCTGAATATACTATTGATGTGGGCTTCGATTTCTCGGAATATGTAAGAGGAACTGTTAAGGAAGTTGAAACAACAATTTTCATTGCATTTGGATTAGTAGTAATGATAATCTTCCTTTTCTTACGTGATTGGAGATCTACATTAATCCCGATAGTAGCTATCCCAATCTCCATAATCGCAACTTTCTTTGTTATGTATGCGGCAGGATTTTCCATTAATGTGCTTACATTGATGGGTATCATTCTTGCAATTGGACTTGTGGTAGACGATGCTATAGTCGTTCTTGAGAACATATATTCTAAAATAGAGGAAGGCTACAGCCCCGTCGAGGCGGCATTCAAAGGATCAAAAGAAATCTACTTTGCTGTTATCGCGACCACACTTGCTCTTGCAGCGGTCTTCCTTCCCATACTCTTTCTAGAGGGGCTGGTTGGAAGGCTGTTTAGAGAGTTCGGTGTAACGATAGGAGCCGCTGTTATTATCTCTTCTTTTGTAGCGTTGAGTCTAACCCCGATGCTCTGTTCGAGATTGCTTAGGAAACATGACAAGGAGAATTGGTTTTATAATAAGACCGAACCGTTTTATGTTTGGTTGAATAACATCTATTCAAAAAGCCTCGAAGCATTTATGAAAGTGAGGTGGATGGCCTTTGTTATTATTGTTGGGGTAGGATTAGTCGTTTACTTTGTAAGGGGTTCCCTGCAGAGTGAGCTGGCACCTCTCGAAGACAGGTCGAATGTGCGTGTTAATATCCGTGCTCCTGAAGGTACTACATATGAATACACGGAGAGGTATATGGAAGACCTAAACCAGATGATAATGGATTCTGTGCCTGAAGTACCCGCGCCTATAGAGATAATTGCACCTAGCTTTTCGAGCGTAGGTGCTACAAATACGGGTATTATAAATCTCTATCTTATACCACCGGATGAACGTAAGCGCACACAGGATCAGATATATAAAATGCTCAATAAAAATTTCGGTAGTGTTACGGGGATAAGAGCTTTTGCAATACAGCCTCCAACTATCGGTTCAAGATTTGCAAGACAGCCAATACAATATGTTATACAGGCACCGACCTATGAGAAGCTGATAGAAGTTCTTCCGAAATTTATGGAGGAAGCGGACAATAGTAAGGTTGTGCAAAATGTCGATACCGATCTGCGTATTAATAAGCCGGAAATTAAAGTCGAGATCAATAGAGATAAAGCATCTGTATTGGGTGTCTCGGTTCAGGATATATCGAAAACTCTTCAGGCAGCCCTTGGTGGTCAGAGATACGGCTACTTTATTAAAGATGGTAAACAATATCAGGTGATAGGGCAGGTTGATAGAGAAAACAGAGATGAGCCTTATGACCTGCAATGCCTTTATGTAAGGAACAAAAATGGGCAGCTTGTGCAGATGGATAATCTTATAACATTGACCGAGTCAATCTCACCTGCTGAAAGGAATAGATACAACAGGTTTGTATCCGCAACCGTCTCAGCTAACCTCGCTCCGGGATTTGCAATCGGAGATGGAATTGCTGAGATGGACAGAATAGCCGCTAAAGTTTTGGATCCGACTTTTAGTACTGCGCTTAACGGTGAATCAAAAGATTACGCAGAAAGCTCCTCATCGCTCATGTTCACTTTTATCTTTGCGCTTGTAATTATATTTCTGGTTCTGGCGGCACAATTTGAAAGCTTCGTTGATCCATTCATAATCCTGCTTACCGTACCCCTTGCGCTTACAGGTGCTGTGCTTTCGTTATGGATATTTGGGCAGACACTGAATGTGTTCTCACAGATAGGAATAATAATGCTTATCGGTCTTGTTACTAAGAACGCGATCCTCATTGTTGAATTTGCAAATCAGCGAAAGGAATTGGGACTACATAAACTTGAGGCTGTTATAGGGGCGGCTGAAGCGAGATTCAGGCCTATTCTCATGACAACATTATCTACAGTTCTCGGAATACTTCCTATAGCGGTTGGTGCTGGAGCAGGAAGCCGTGTTTCTCTGGGTATTGCCGTTGTTGGAGGTCTGATTTTTGCTACATTCCTGACGCTCTTCGTCGTCCCTGCGGTTTATTCGTATTTCTCACGGGAAAGAGTAAGAAAACCTGTAGATGATTACCTTCTTGGTGAGGATCAGCTTGCTAAAATACCGGATTAA
- a CDS encoding T9SS type A sorting domain-containing protein, producing the protein MKKIFIPIFLLITVSLSAQTYLEPEILYYKFSNNGPSNTPNYAIPGAGTNPASVLGHLIGPGGEFDSALVGTGGNGATNYLNTGWVMDLGQSSWTISFWISNYPASTFAYIMGNDISTSFRCFSAGAVGSGNITLRGLNQTVLRNIDITGVLPGPSVIHIVYDSATSVVTTYVNGVYQDTTVQPQLNLTSAVAFKVGGYNSSVNNSLPSGALMDEFRFYRRALDSTEIKDTWNQTLPYTVTSVHQQSGIADDYRLMQNYPNPFNPETRIDFSILRSGYVNLKVYNSLGQEVSTLVNKELSAGNFSVNFNGAGYSTGVYYYTLITDGFTETKKMLFVK; encoded by the coding sequence ATGAAAAAGATATTTATACCAATTTTTTTATTGATAACAGTGTCTCTTTCAGCACAGACATATTTAGAACCTGAAATATTGTATTACAAGTTCAGTAATAACGGTCCGTCCAATACTCCAAACTATGCGATACCGGGCGCCGGTACGAATCCTGCAAGTGTTTTAGGGCACTTGATTGGACCCGGTGGGGAATTCGACAGTGCATTGGTTGGTACAGGAGGAAATGGAGCAACCAATTACCTAAACACCGGTTGGGTTATGGATTTGGGACAAAGTAGCTGGACAATTTCTTTCTGGATTAGCAATTATCCTGCTTCAACTTTCGCATATATTATGGGAAACGATATTTCAACTAGCTTTAGATGCTTCAGCGCTGGTGCAGTAGGGTCAGGTAATATAACATTGCGCGGGTTAAACCAGACTGTTCTTAGAAATATTGACATAACTGGTGTTTTACCAGGTCCAAGTGTAATCCATATCGTATATGATTCTGCAACTTCAGTAGTTACGACATACGTTAATGGTGTCTATCAAGATACTACAGTTCAACCTCAATTAAATTTAACTTCTGCTGTTGCATTTAAAGTGGGGGGATATAATTCATCAGTAAATAACAGCCTTCCCTCCGGCGCATTGATGGATGAGTTCCGCTTTTACCGCAGGGCACTCGATTCTACCGAAATCAAGGATACCTGGAACCAGACACTGCCGTACACAGTGACATCCGTACACCAGCAGTCCGGTATCGCGGATGATTACAGGCTTATGCAGAACTATCCGAACCCGTTCAACCCGGAAACGCGTATAGATTTCAGCATTCTCAGGAGCGGTTATGTTAATTTAAAAGTATATAATTCACTTGGGCAGGAGGTCAGCACGCTGGTGAATAAAGAATTATCTGCGGGAAATTTTTCAGTTAATTTTAACGGAGCTGGTTATAGTACCGGGGTTTATTATTACACTTTGATCACTGACGGATTCACTGAAACAAAAAAGATGTTATTCGTAAAATAA
- a CDS encoding UDP-N-acetylmuramate dehydrogenase, producing the protein MTKGKLAIEENLSLSSLTTIKLGGKARYFVSCRNEDDIISALKYAKENSLDVFVISGGSNVVFPDSGYSGLILKVDNKGIDFQDEIVVCKAGEDWDNFVAQCVDKGLGYIECLSGIPGSVGSTPIQNVGAYGQEVKDSIVSLKAIDRETYEIVEFSNAECNFGYRDSRFKSADKDKYIITEVTFRLKKNCIPHIRYAELNRYLNHFLDMETLLPGREKLTIVRNAVLEIRRKKSMLIDPKDPNSVSCGSFFTNPILDEEEFRHFKKICKRMHIKFPMFDDPKGTKLSAAWLIENAGLEKGYQRRGVGISEKHTLALVNYGEGTTEALLSLANWIKEKVKRKFSVELEIEPVIVS; encoded by the coding sequence ATGACGAAAGGAAAATTAGCCATCGAAGAAAATCTTTCATTATCATCTTTAACCACGATAAAGCTCGGGGGTAAGGCACGGTACTTTGTTTCATGCAGGAATGAAGATGATATAATTTCTGCATTAAAATACGCAAAAGAAAACTCATTGGACGTATTTGTTATCAGCGGGGGTAGTAATGTTGTATTTCCGGACTCCGGCTACAGCGGGCTTATTTTAAAAGTTGACAATAAAGGAATTGATTTCCAGGATGAAATAGTCGTCTGCAAAGCAGGTGAAGACTGGGATAATTTTGTAGCTCAATGCGTTGATAAAGGACTCGGTTATATTGAATGTCTCTCCGGAATTCCAGGTAGTGTCGGCTCAACACCTATACAGAATGTAGGAGCATACGGACAGGAAGTAAAAGATTCCATTGTGTCCTTAAAAGCCATTGATAGAGAAACATATGAAATAGTTGAATTTTCAAATGCTGAATGTAATTTTGGATATAGGGACAGCCGTTTCAAATCAGCAGATAAGGATAAGTATATAATCACTGAGGTTACTTTCCGGCTGAAAAAGAACTGTATTCCTCATATAAGATATGCCGAGCTAAACAGATATTTAAACCATTTCCTCGACATGGAGACCCTGCTCCCGGGGAGGGAAAAGCTAACCATAGTTAGAAACGCAGTTCTCGAAATAAGGCGTAAGAAATCCATGTTAATAGACCCGAAGGATCCCAACTCGGTTTCCTGCGGTTCTTTTTTTACAAACCCGATACTCGATGAGGAAGAATTTCGGCACTTCAAAAAGATCTGCAAAAGAATGCATATCAAGTTTCCGATGTTTGATGATCCTAAAGGTACAAAACTCTCTGCTGCGTGGTTAATAGAAAATGCCGGTCTAGAAAAGGGCTACCAGAGAAGAGGCGTTGGAATCTCAGAAAAACACACGCTCGCTCTCGTCAATTACGGTGAAGGAACTACAGAAGCATTGTTAAGCCTTGCAAACTGGATAAAAGAGAAGGTGAAAAGGAAATTCTCAGTTGAGTTGGAAATCGAACCGGTAATCGTAAGTTAA
- the hutU gene encoding urocanate hydratase: protein MTHTVKAPTGSEITCKSWLTEAPMRMLMNNLNPDVAENPAELIIYGGSGKAARNWECYDKIVETLKTLEADETLLVQSGKPVAVFKTHENAPRVIISNSQIVPAWANWDEFRRLEGLGLTMYGQMTAGSWIYIGTQGILQGTYETFGACATKHFGGTLSGRFVLTCGLGGMGGAQPLAATLNGAAFLGVDVDRERIQKRINTGYCDVIANNLEEALKIVLEAKEKGIAKSVGLVGNAGEVLPKILEMGIIPDVVTDQTSAHDMLNGYVPMGMSLAEALELRKSDPQKYQELARKTAVVHCKTMWEFMQKGSIVFDYGNNLRGEAYNNCFKSAFEIPGFVPEYIRPLFCEGKGPFRWVALSGDPEDIYTTDEAIMEAFPDDEPLHRWLKAAKEKVHFQGLPSRICWLGYGARAKAGKVFNDLVRTGKVSAPIVIGRDHLDCGSVASPNRETEKMKDGSDAIADWPVLNFGLHCVGGATWVSLHHGGGVGIGNSIHSGMVIVADGTDEAEVRLERCLTYDPGMGIVRHADAGYEEALANQKKFGIKMPMIDK from the coding sequence ATGACCCACACTGTTAAAGCTCCAACCGGCTCGGAGATCACCTGCAAAAGCTGGCTCACCGAAGCCCCTATGCGAATGCTGATGAATAACCTCAATCCTGACGTAGCCGAAAATCCGGCTGAGTTGATTATTTATGGGGGAAGCGGAAAAGCCGCCAGAAACTGGGAATGCTATGACAAGATAGTCGAAACCCTTAAGACACTGGAAGCGGACGAGACGCTTCTCGTGCAATCCGGAAAACCAGTAGCGGTATTCAAAACACATGAAAACGCTCCACGTGTAATAATATCGAATTCACAGATAGTACCAGCATGGGCTAACTGGGATGAATTCAGGAGACTGGAGGGACTGGGTCTGACAATGTACGGACAGATGACAGCAGGGAGCTGGATATACATAGGCACACAAGGAATATTACAAGGGACGTATGAAACATTCGGGGCATGCGCTACGAAACATTTCGGTGGAACACTCTCCGGCAGGTTCGTACTTACTTGCGGGCTCGGGGGCATGGGAGGCGCTCAGCCTCTTGCGGCAACTCTAAATGGTGCGGCATTCCTTGGTGTTGACGTTGACAGAGAGCGTATTCAAAAAAGGATCAATACAGGATACTGCGATGTGATAGCAAATAATCTCGAGGAAGCACTTAAGATAGTTTTAGAAGCAAAAGAAAAAGGGATAGCAAAATCGGTAGGACTGGTAGGTAATGCCGGTGAAGTTCTCCCAAAGATACTGGAGATGGGAATCATACCGGATGTGGTAACTGACCAGACCTCCGCTCACGATATGCTCAATGGTTATGTACCAATGGGAATGTCACTTGCCGAGGCACTTGAACTAAGAAAATCTGATCCCCAAAAGTATCAGGAACTGGCAAGAAAAACTGCAGTTGTGCATTGCAAAACGATGTGGGAATTTATGCAGAAAGGATCAATTGTATTCGATTACGGAAATAACCTCCGCGGTGAGGCTTATAATAACTGTTTTAAATCAGCATTTGAAATACCGGGATTTGTTCCGGAATACATCCGCCCGCTCTTTTGCGAAGGTAAAGGACCTTTCCGATGGGTCGCATTGTCAGGTGACCCGGAAGATATTTATACAACTGATGAAGCTATAATGGAAGCATTTCCGGATGACGAACCTCTCCACCGCTGGCTGAAAGCAGCGAAGGAAAAGGTACACTTCCAGGGACTACCATCTAGGATCTGCTGGCTGGGATATGGCGCGCGGGCAAAAGCGGGAAAGGTATTCAATGACCTGGTAAGAACAGGTAAAGTTTCCGCACCTATTGTAATAGGTCGTGATCACCTGGACTGCGGAAGCGTGGCGTCACCTAACCGAGAGACAGAAAAGATGAAAGACGGCTCGGATGCAATTGCTGACTGGCCTGTGTTAAATTTTGGACTTCACTGTGTTGGAGGAGCCACATGGGTATCGCTTCATCACGGCGGCGGTGTAGGTATAGGAAATTCCATACACTCCGGCATGGTTATAGTAGCCGACGGAACAGATGAAGCGGAAGTAAGGTTAGAGAGGTGTCTGACTTATGACCCGGGAATGGGCATAGTAAGGCATGCCGATGCAGGCTATGAAGAAGCATTGGCAAATCAAAAAAAGTTTGGCATTAAGATGCCAATGATAGATAAGTAG
- a CDS encoding efflux RND transporter periplasmic adaptor subunit: MKKPVKYISLFLIIVVIIAAIIIVPKLTSTQDKPGENTGNKRSQTVLADAYVLKNTTLENNIKTVGTILANEEVEIRSEVSKKISGIHFKEGTYVGRGRTLFTLDNADLYARLRKLEIQEDLLEKKLARNEQLKEKGLLAEEDYDISETELEQVRADIDILLIDISKTSIRAPISGIVGLREVSRGSYVSPSVPLTTIQDVSKIKIDFSIPERYISAFKVGQKIKFKVDGMNDDFEGEVYAFEPKVEGNTRSLILRAVSSNAGRKLLPGTFANVTLNLDNITNAMMVPTEAVIPILKGHQVYIVKDGKAQPIDVEIGTRLSDRVQILSGLNPGDTVIITNILRLKPGADVKIEKTINLD, from the coding sequence TTGAAAAAACCTGTCAAATACATTTCACTTTTTCTCATAATTGTAGTAATTATTGCAGCTATCATTATTGTTCCGAAGCTGACGTCTACGCAAGATAAACCCGGTGAAAACACGGGTAACAAACGAAGTCAAACCGTTCTAGCCGATGCATATGTCCTGAAAAACACCACTCTCGAGAACAATATCAAGACAGTCGGTACAATACTTGCTAATGAAGAGGTGGAAATACGAAGTGAAGTATCTAAAAAAATATCCGGTATACATTTCAAGGAAGGTACATATGTGGGTAGAGGTAGGACGTTATTCACATTGGATAACGCCGATCTTTATGCAAGATTGAGAAAGCTGGAAATCCAGGAAGATCTCCTTGAGAAAAAACTCGCTCGAAATGAACAGCTGAAAGAAAAAGGACTACTTGCTGAGGAAGATTATGACATATCCGAGACAGAACTCGAACAGGTGCGAGCAGATATTGACATCCTTTTAATAGACATATCCAAGACTAGTATTAGAGCTCCCATATCTGGTATTGTCGGTTTGCGTGAAGTAAGTCGGGGTAGTTATGTATCCCCGTCCGTTCCCTTGACAACTATACAGGATGTAAGTAAGATAAAGATAGATTTCTCTATTCCTGAGAGATATATCTCTGCATTTAAGGTGGGACAGAAGATCAAGTTCAAAGTAGACGGGATGAACGATGATTTCGAAGGGGAAGTCTATGCTTTCGAGCCAAAGGTCGAGGGAAACACGCGCTCACTTATATTAAGAGCGGTTAGTTCAAATGCCGGGCGAAAACTCCTTCCAGGTACCTTTGCAAATGTAACTCTTAACTTAGACAATATTACAAATGCAATGATGGTGCCTACAGAAGCGGTCATCCCAATCCTTAAGGGACACCAGGTATATATAGTAAAAGACGGTAAAGCGCAACCCATTGATGTAGAGATTGGAACACGGCTGAGTGACAGAGTGCAGATACTTTCCGGTTTAAATCCCGGGGACACTGTGATCATTACGAACATTCTCCGCTTAAAGCCCGGTGCCGATGTTAAAATAGAAAAAACAATAAATCTCGATTAA
- a CDS encoding phage tail tape measure protein, with protein MTDDKFKGLDLDLEEDLSFEPPKRKGGGAKWGFIIVITLLIGVIGVMTYLLFFNTSPYEQGVIYLREKQYEAALIEFQKVPPADKDYNFAQSKINYITGMQFFNENKLDEAKPFLKQVAVNDEYANEVKFMLEKIDTFEKQKVLEDQLAEDQKKLIEDAQKETEQKIKDTEAAKKYFSELTRLIDKFESEYQLSKLESSSTMKKNLRNLNDIRQQMLDISYEADNQDQQVLDFRSLTDQLMKSRIDLVQKIISLNIESVDQVSDETKLEISDSDKLKESMVSERDKLKSSYGVK; from the coding sequence ATGACAGACGATAAATTTAAAGGTCTCGACCTGGATCTCGAGGAAGACCTGTCTTTCGAGCCTCCTAAGCGAAAGGGCGGAGGCGCGAAATGGGGATTCATTATAGTAATAACATTACTCATAGGTGTAATTGGGGTAATGACCTACCTATTGTTTTTTAATACATCACCATATGAACAAGGTGTAATATACCTTCGTGAGAAGCAGTACGAAGCCGCGTTAATCGAATTTCAAAAAGTACCACCTGCCGATAAAGATTATAACTTCGCTCAGTCAAAGATAAATTATATCACGGGGATGCAATTTTTTAACGAAAACAAACTCGACGAAGCAAAGCCCTTCCTTAAACAGGTGGCTGTCAACGATGAGTATGCAAACGAAGTGAAATTTATGCTGGAAAAAATCGACACATTTGAAAAGCAAAAGGTCCTTGAAGATCAACTAGCTGAAGACCAGAAAAAACTCATAGAAGATGCACAAAAAGAAACAGAACAAAAAATTAAAGATACCGAAGCGGCTAAAAAATATTTTTCAGAACTGACAAGACTTATCGATAAATTCGAAAGCGAATACCAGCTTTCAAAGCTAGAAAGCTCGTCAACAATGAAAAAGAATCTCCGCAACCTTAATGACATTCGTCAGCAGATGTTAGACATAAGCTACGAAGCAGATAATCAGGATCAACAGGTACTTGATTTTCGCTCACTCACTGACCAACTGATGAAAAGCAGAATAGACCTTGTTCAGAAGATAATATCCCTGAACATTGAAAGTGTCGATCAGGTATCAGACGAAACTAAATTGGAAATCTCCGACAGTGACAAATTAAAAGAAAGTATGGTATCTGAACGGGATAAGCTCAAATCATCATATGGAGTAAAGTAA
- a CDS encoding T9SS type A sorting domain-containing protein: MKAKLFILFFTTIVILSGKAKGQINPEWVSTFPDSSVNLFYTAGIVKDNSGNVYIASGQGQEGSFLVKYNSSGVEQWTRNIMLGIFDLPRGIVMDSFGNIYVGGIRENNTGTYDYTLMKFSPSGDSLWARIYNGLNNFAMDEVEAMTIDDSNFVYLTGYSHGATPTGDIVTIKYAPNGDSVWVARFNSGGFDRGLDVCADNSGNVFVTGFSQFGASAMTVLLKYNSSGVLQWSKNPQIPIDQSDKILTADNSGNFYLGGYKFFASNDFYLVKYNTNGDTLWSRSRDFSGNDKITAVTLDNQQNVIATGETYLAGTHTGTVKYTSDGTFLWSKYLQMEGSNNTAIPGDIKCDVNGNVYVGGAGGSFYVVKYSPDGIGMGLGLFSNGISGNNEVSGIVPGTNDVYIGGRMRLQPTGSAYTSIAMKFNDIPTSILSNAQVPNGFKLDQNYPNPFNPSTNISFELPAKQIITLSVYNSLGHEVVQLINGELTEGKHVYRFDGAGLSSGVYFYRLKTSSFSETRRMILIK; this comes from the coding sequence ATGAAAGCAAAATTATTTATTCTCTTCTTCACAACGATCGTAATCCTTTCCGGTAAAGCTAAAGGTCAGATTAATCCGGAGTGGGTTTCTACATTTCCAGATTCCTCAGTCAACTTATTCTATACAGCAGGTATTGTAAAGGATAACTCCGGAAATGTTTACATTGCGTCAGGACAGGGTCAGGAAGGAAGTTTCCTTGTAAAATATAATTCTTCCGGGGTCGAGCAATGGACGCGGAATATTATGCTTGGGATTTTTGATCTTCCTAGAGGGATTGTCATGGATTCATTTGGAAATATCTATGTCGGAGGAATTAGAGAAAATAATACCGGTACATATGATTATACCTTAATGAAATTTAGTCCATCAGGCGATTCATTATGGGCAAGAATTTATAATGGACTGAATAATTTTGCTATGGATGAGGTGGAAGCGATGACCATCGATGATAGTAATTTTGTATATCTCACCGGCTATAGTCACGGCGCAACACCGACGGGTGATATTGTTACTATAAAGTATGCCCCAAATGGTGATTCGGTCTGGGTAGCGAGATTTAATTCAGGAGGATTTGACAGGGGACTGGACGTGTGTGCGGATAACTCCGGAAATGTATTTGTAACTGGTTTCTCTCAATTTGGGGCATCCGCGATGACGGTGTTATTAAAATATAACTCATCGGGTGTATTACAATGGTCAAAAAACCCTCAAATTCCAATAGACCAAAGTGATAAAATACTTACAGCGGATAATTCCGGAAATTTCTATCTTGGAGGTTATAAGTTTTTTGCTTCGAATGACTTCTATTTAGTTAAATATAATACTAACGGGGATACTTTGTGGTCACGAAGCCGCGATTTTTCCGGAAATGACAAAATAACGGCGGTTACTCTTGATAACCAGCAGAATGTTATTGCAACAGGGGAAACATATTTAGCTGGGACGCATACGGGTACTGTTAAATATACATCTGACGGAACCTTTCTATGGAGCAAGTATTTGCAAATGGAAGGATCCAATAATACCGCTATACCCGGTGACATAAAGTGTGATGTAAACGGTAATGTATACGTCGGAGGTGCGGGGGGTTCTTTCTACGTTGTTAAATATTCTCCCGACGGTATAGGTATGGGACTGGGTCTATTTTCGAATGGTATATCAGGTAATAATGAGGTTAGCGGTATAGTACCGGGTACGAATGACGTATATATTGGAGGAAGAATGAGATTACAGCCTACAGGTAGTGCATATACGTCGATAGCGATGAAGTTTAATGACATACCAACATCGATTCTAAGCAATGCACAAGTTCCAAACGGATTCAAATTAGATCAGAACTATCCAAATCCGTTTAACCCATCAACAAATATTTCATTTGAATTACCTGCGAAGCAAATTATAACTCTTTCTGTTTATAACTCGCTAGGGCACGAAGTCGTACAGCTGATAAATGGTGAACTTACGGAAGGCAAACATGTATACCGGTTTGACGGAGCAGGACTTTCCAGCGGAGTTTATTTTTACCGGCTCAAGACATCTTCTTTTTCCGAGACACGCCGTATGATCCTTATCAAATAA